The Bryobacteraceae bacterium genome includes a window with the following:
- a CDS encoding dehydrogenase: MKARREFLKTASAGLLVVSPETAFTYQANSTVEVGIVGCGGRGNWIGPFFPEYAGARVVALADVQKANLESTAEKLKVDRSRAYLGPDAYARLAESKLDAVVIETPTIYHPEQGLAAVRAGKHVFMAKPVAVDVPGCRTVLESGDLARKKGLSFWVDFQSRARDVYKETVERVRRGDIGKPAFAEVHYFAGRPWKDKGTPEMDPGQRRILNWFGDRVLSGDIIVEQNIHVIDIANWLLGARPVKANGTGGRTDWRGTPNEFGDAWDHFAVNFWYPDGVHASFASHQLTSSFSDLCVRVFGIHGCADTHYGGTIRILGRNAWMGAEKDDTFRGGAIQNVKDFIQSIRESKPIYNYEVSVESNLTGILGRTAAYKEATVTWEEMMAANEKWEAPPLKLNW, encoded by the coding sequence ATGAAAGCGCGGCGCGAATTTCTGAAGACGGCGTCAGCCGGCCTGCTGGTGGTTTCGCCGGAGACGGCGTTCACTTACCAGGCGAATTCGACTGTCGAAGTGGGCATCGTCGGCTGCGGCGGACGGGGCAACTGGATTGGTCCGTTCTTCCCGGAATACGCCGGCGCGCGCGTGGTGGCGCTGGCTGACGTGCAGAAGGCGAATCTCGAATCCACGGCGGAAAAGCTGAAAGTGGACAGGAGCCGGGCGTATCTGGGACCGGACGCCTATGCGAGGCTCGCCGAGTCGAAGCTTGACGCGGTGGTGATCGAGACGCCCACCATTTACCATCCCGAGCAGGGGCTGGCGGCGGTGCGGGCGGGCAAGCATGTTTTCATGGCGAAGCCCGTCGCCGTGGACGTGCCTGGATGCCGCACGGTGCTTGAGAGCGGCGATCTGGCGCGCAAGAAAGGGCTCTCCTTCTGGGTGGATTTCCAGAGCCGAGCCCGGGATGTGTACAAGGAGACCGTGGAGCGCGTGCGGCGCGGCGATATCGGCAAGCCGGCTTTCGCCGAGGTGCACTATTTCGCCGGGCGTCCGTGGAAAGACAAGGGCACGCCGGAGATGGATCCTGGCCAGCGGCGGATCCTGAACTGGTTCGGAGACCGCGTGCTGAGCGGCGACATCATTGTCGAGCAGAACATCCACGTGATCGACATCGCCAACTGGCTGCTGGGCGCGCGTCCGGTGAAGGCCAACGGCACGGGCGGGCGCACGGACTGGCGCGGCACGCCGAATGAATTCGGCGATGCGTGGGATCATTTTGCGGTGAATTTCTGGTATCCGGACGGGGTGCATGCTTCGTTCGCATCGCATCAGCTGACCAGCAGCTTTTCCGACCTCTGCGTGCGCGTGTTCGGCATCCACGGATGCGCCGATACGCACTACGGCGGAACGATCCGGATCCTCGGGCGCAATGCCTGGATGGGTGCGGAAAAGGATGACACGTTCCGGGGCGGCGCGATTCAGAACGTGAAGGATTTCATCCAGTCGATCCGCGAGTCGAAGCCGATTTACAACTACGAGGTTTCGGTGGAGTCGAACCTCACGGGGATCCTTGGGCGGACGGCGGCATACAAGGAAGCCACGGTGACGTGGGAGGAAATGATGGCGGCGAACGAGAAGTGGGAAGCGCCGCCGCTGAAGCTGAACTGGTGA